In Alkalihalobacillus sp. TS-13, the following are encoded in one genomic region:
- the rplT gene encoding 50S ribosomal protein L20, whose product MPRVKGGYVTRRRRKRVLKLAKGYFGAKHKLFKVAQQQVFKSLRYAYRDRRQKKRDFRKLWITRINAAARMNGISYSRMMHGLKQAGIDVNRKMLAELAVTDEKAFAELANKAKDSLKG is encoded by the coding sequence ATGCCAAGAGTAAAAGGTGGCTATGTAACACGTCGTCGACGTAAGCGCGTCTTAAAACTTGCTAAAGGTTATTTTGGTGCGAAACATAAATTATTTAAAGTTGCTCAACAACAAGTATTCAAATCACTACGCTATGCGTACCGTGACCGTCGTCAAAAGAAACGTGATTTCCGTAAATTGTGGATCACACGTATCAACGCTGCAGCTCGTATGAACGGAATTTCATACAGCCGTATGATGCACGGATTGAAGCAAGCTGGAATCGACGTTAACCGTAAGATGCTAGCTGAACTTGCTGTAACTGATGAAAAAGCATTCGCAGAACTAGCGAACAAAGCTAAAGATAGCCTAAAAGGTTAA
- the rpmI gene encoding 50S ribosomal protein L35, which yields MPKMKTHKGTAKRFKKTGTGKLKRSHAFTSHMFRNKSQKQKRKLRKSALVSSGDYKRIKDMI from the coding sequence ATGCCTAAAATGAAAACTCATAAAGGGACTGCTAAGCGATTCAAGAAAACTGGAACTGGCAAATTGAAGCGTTCACACGCATTCACTAGCCATATGTTCCGTAACAAGTCTCAAAAACAAAAGCGTAAGCTACGTAAATCTGCACTTGTATCCAGCGGAGACTACAAGCGCATCAAAGACATGATCTAA